The Candidatus Latescibacter sp. genome includes a window with the following:
- the bshA gene encoding N-acetyl-alpha-D-glucosaminyl L-malate synthase BshA, translating into MNIGITCYPTYGGSGTVATELGKNLARRGNKVHFITTALPYRLSDFIENIYFHEVQVLHYPLFDYPPYTLALASKMAQVALREKLDLLHVHYAVPHATSAYLAQKMTVKKMQLPFITTLHGTDITLVGADPSYFEITKFAIEESTAVTAVSSYLKRETIERFAVEKEIEVIPNFVDTDKFSPDTLIPRSLFADPDEKILMHISNFRPVKRVGDIIRVFEGVSRQVKARLIFIGSGPELEPAKKMIEELGLFSKVQFLGRQVDVSCLIPLADLYLLLSEHESFGLTALEAMSCGVPVIGTSGSGMEEFLGDGKAGSLYPVGDIGAMVENCVRILKNPDLAGELGRAGRTRAIGQYPEDIVTQRYIDLYTRVVK; encoded by the coding sequence ATGAATATCGGCATCACCTGTTATCCGACCTATGGAGGGAGTGGAACGGTGGCGACGGAGTTAGGCAAGAACCTTGCCCGCCGCGGCAACAAAGTCCATTTCATAACCACCGCTCTTCCCTACCGTCTTTCGGATTTTATCGAGAACATTTATTTCCACGAGGTTCAGGTACTCCACTACCCACTTTTCGATTATCCGCCCTATACCCTGGCGCTGGCTTCCAAGATGGCGCAGGTAGCTCTCCGGGAAAAGCTGGACCTGCTCCATGTTCATTACGCCGTACCTCATGCCACAAGCGCTTACCTGGCCCAGAAAATGACCGTGAAAAAAATGCAACTCCCGTTTATCACCACCCTCCACGGAACAGATATAACCCTGGTGGGCGCAGACCCTTCCTATTTCGAGATTACAAAGTTCGCCATCGAGGAATCGACTGCAGTGACTGCCGTGTCCTCATATCTTAAAAGAGAGACCATCGAGCGCTTCGCGGTGGAGAAAGAGATAGAGGTGATTCCCAATTTCGTCGATACCGATAAATTCTCTCCGGATACCTTGATCCCGCGTTCTCTTTTTGCCGACCCCGATGAAAAAATTCTCATGCATATCTCCAATTTCCGTCCGGTCAAGAGGGTGGGGGATATTATAAGGGTTTTTGAAGGGGTTTCCAGACAGGTTAAGGCGCGATTGATATTCATAGGCAGCGGCCCCGAACTGGAACCCGCGAAAAAAATGATCGAGGAGCTGGGATTATTCTCCAAAGTGCAATTTCTGGGACGGCAGGTCGATGTAAGCTGTCTCATTCCCCTGGCCGATCTCTACCTTCTCCTCTCCGAGCATGAGAGTTTCGGTTTGACCGCCCTTGAGGCTATGAGCTGCGGAGTCCCGGTGATCGGCACATCCGGAAGCGGGATGGAGGAATTCCTCGGCGACGGGAAAGCGGGGAGTCTCTACCCGGTGGGCGATATCGGCGCCATGGTGGAAAACTGTGTACGGATTCTCAAGAATCCCGATCTCGCCGGTGAACTGGGACGGGCGGGAAGAACACGGGCTATCGGGCAGTACCCTGAGGATATCGTCACTCAACGATATATCGACTTGTATACGAGAGTTGTTAAATAG